From Paenibacillus physcomitrellae, the proteins below share one genomic window:
- a CDS encoding carbohydrate ABC transporter permease, whose amino-acid sequence MKASGPIRESGVDRFFLVVTYCFLAIALIIVLYPVVYIISASISSPKFVSSGEMWLFPKGLTFDGYKLVFENPKIWLGYRNTIVYTVLGTLLNLLLTIPSAYALSRTDLVGRKLFLALILVTMFFSGGLIPTYLVVKDLGLVNTLWALILPTGVSVWNLIVARTFFQSSIPKELQEAAQVDGCSNTRLFVQIILPLSAPIIAVMTLFYGVNQWNSYFPALIYLNDTDKYPLQMVLRQILVLQEMSAETTGAAISSDIAQAMNNKAEIASLVKYAVIIVSTLPIIVIYPFVQRYFVQGVMIGSVKG is encoded by the coding sequence ATGAAGGCGTCCGGCCCCATCAGGGAATCCGGTGTGGACCGTTTTTTCCTGGTCGTTACTTACTGTTTTCTGGCAATTGCCTTGATCATTGTCCTGTATCCCGTTGTCTACATTATCAGTGCATCCATCAGCAGTCCCAAATTCGTAAGCTCGGGAGAAATGTGGCTGTTTCCGAAAGGCCTGACCTTTGACGGATATAAATTAGTGTTCGAAAACCCTAAAATATGGCTGGGTTACCGAAATACGATCGTCTATACCGTTTTGGGCACCTTGCTCAATCTGCTGCTCACGATTCCGTCTGCTTATGCGCTCAGCCGTACGGATTTGGTGGGACGCAAGCTGTTTTTGGCCCTTATTCTGGTCACGATGTTTTTCAGCGGCGGGCTGATTCCCACCTATCTGGTTGTGAAAGATTTGGGACTGGTCAACACGTTATGGGCGCTGATTTTGCCGACCGGTGTGTCTGTTTGGAACCTGATTGTGGCCCGGACATTTTTCCAGTCTTCCATTCCGAAGGAGCTTCAGGAGGCGGCACAGGTGGATGGCTGCTCCAACACCCGTTTGTTTGTGCAGATCATCCTGCCGCTGTCGGCTCCGATTATCGCAGTTATGACCTTGTTCTACGGTGTGAACCAATGGAACAGTTATTTTCCGGCGCTGATTTACCTGAATGACACGGACAAATATCCGCTGCAGATGGTGCTGCGTCAAATCCTCGTCCTGCAGGAAATGTCGGCGGAGACAACGGGGGCGGCGATCAGCAGCGATATTGCCCAGGCGATGAACAACAAAGCGGAAATCGCTTCCCTCGTGAAGTACGCGGTCATTATTGTATCTACGCTGCCGATTATCGTCATTTATCCGTTTGTGCAGCGTTATTTCGTACAAGGCGTCATGATCGGTTCCGTGAAGGGCTAG
- a CDS encoding ABC transporter permease has translation MTGGRTLSSRIFMNWELYLFLAPALLFFLVFCYWPMYGIQIAFKNFSPVKGITGSPWVGFEHFERFFHSYYFGDLLWNTFSLSLYELAVGFPLPIILALAFNEVRNGFFKKTVQTVTYAPHFISVVVMAGMIITFLSPSSGMIVKFIEFLGFQSPDFLTDPRWFKTVYVLSGVWQSTGWGTIIYLAALSAVDPQLHEAAIMDGASRFKRMLHINVPTIIPTITILLILNVGNILGIGYEKVLLLQNSLNMDSSDIISTFVYRSGLVSAQYSFSTAVGLFNSVVNAILLVAVNRLAKRTSETSLW, from the coding sequence ATGACCGGGGGCCGAACGCTGAGCAGCCGGATTTTCATGAACTGGGAGCTTTATTTGTTTTTGGCGCCTGCGCTGCTCTTTTTCCTGGTGTTCTGTTACTGGCCGATGTACGGTATACAGATTGCGTTCAAAAACTTTTCACCAGTGAAAGGCATCACAGGAAGTCCGTGGGTCGGCTTTGAGCATTTTGAGCGTTTCTTCCATTCTTATTATTTCGGCGATTTATTATGGAACACATTTAGTCTCAGCTTGTATGAGCTGGCCGTAGGGTTTCCGCTGCCCATCATCCTGGCGCTGGCCTTTAACGAGGTCCGCAACGGTTTCTTCAAGAAAACGGTGCAGACCGTTACCTACGCGCCGCATTTTATTTCCGTGGTCGTGATGGCCGGGATGATTATTACGTTTCTCTCCCCGTCATCGGGGATGATCGTGAAGTTCATCGAGTTTTTAGGTTTTCAATCTCCCGATTTTCTGACGGACCCGCGCTGGTTCAAAACGGTTTATGTTTTGTCAGGTGTCTGGCAGAGCACCGGGTGGGGCACGATCATCTATTTGGCCGCGTTGTCGGCCGTGGATCCGCAGCTTCATGAAGCCGCGATCATGGATGGAGCCAGCCGTTTCAAACGGATGCTTCATATCAATGTTCCGACGATCATTCCGACGATCACGATCCTGCTTATTTTGAATGTCGGCAACATTCTGGGCATTGGCTACGAGAAAGTCCTGCTGCTGCAAAACTCGCTGAATATGGACTCCTCGGATATTATTTCTACATTTGTTTACCGGTCCGGTTTGGTCAGCGCGCAGTACAGCTTCTCCACGGCGGTCGGTCTGTTTAACTCGGTAGTGAATGCGATCCTGCTGGTCGCTGTTAACAGGCTCGCCAAACGGACAAGCGAAACGAGCCTGTGGTAG
- a CDS encoding glycoside hydrolase family 125 protein: MITTKLPQVIEQFLDKADQRLAAYPELRKLFRNCFPNTLETTTKRLEDGTTFVFTGDIPAMWLRDSTEQVRHYIPFAKEDPELQDIMEGLIARQMFYINIDPYTNAFNETANDRHYRATDECDLNPWMWERKYELDSLCFPVQLLYEYWQTTGRTSMFDDACYQALSSIVQVIQTEQHHMGKSPYRFVRQTELETETLQNDGRGLPVNYTGMSWSGFRPSDDANLFGYNIPSNMFAVVILGHIREIAEDIYKDSRLAARASKLRKEINYGIRAYGIYNHPVYGKIYAYETDGFGNYCLMDDAGTPGLMSIPYIGYVTADDPIYQNTRRFALSFDNPFYFEGKFAKGIGSPHTPGGYVWHMALAMQAMTSTDDEEIKALIDTLIDTDAGTGYMHEGFHPDNPADFSRPWFAWSNSLFAALICKAMDKGLV, translated from the coding sequence ATGATTACGACTAAGCTGCCTCAAGTGATCGAACAGTTTCTGGACAAAGCCGACCAACGCCTGGCTGCTTATCCCGAGCTCCGGAAGCTCTTCCGCAACTGCTTCCCCAATACGCTGGAGACGACCACCAAACGGCTGGAAGACGGAACTACCTTTGTATTTACCGGAGACATTCCGGCGATGTGGCTGAGAGATTCAACCGAGCAGGTTCGCCACTATATCCCTTTTGCGAAAGAAGATCCGGAGCTGCAGGACATTATGGAGGGCCTGATTGCCCGCCAGATGTTCTATATCAACATTGATCCCTACACCAACGCCTTTAACGAAACGGCCAATGACCGACATTACCGGGCGACGGACGAATGCGATTTGAATCCGTGGATGTGGGAGCGGAAATATGAGCTGGACTCGCTTTGTTTTCCCGTGCAGCTCCTCTATGAATATTGGCAGACAACCGGACGGACGTCCATGTTTGACGATGCCTGCTACCAGGCGCTGAGCAGTATTGTCCAGGTGATCCAGACAGAGCAGCACCATATGGGAAAATCCCCTTACCGGTTCGTACGTCAAACCGAGCTCGAAACAGAGACGCTCCAGAACGATGGCCGCGGGCTGCCGGTGAACTATACGGGCATGAGCTGGTCCGGCTTCCGTCCAAGCGATGATGCCAATCTGTTCGGCTACAACATTCCGTCCAATATGTTTGCGGTTGTCATTCTCGGTCACATCCGGGAAATCGCGGAGGATATCTATAAGGATAGCAGACTCGCCGCACGGGCGAGCAAGCTGCGTAAGGAGATCAATTACGGCATTCGGGCCTACGGCATTTACAACCATCCCGTATACGGCAAAATTTATGCCTATGAAACGGACGGCTTCGGGAATTACTGCCTGATGGACGACGCCGGCACGCCGGGGCTGATGTCGATTCCTTACATCGGTTATGTCACGGCAGATGATCCGATTTACCAAAATACCCGCCGGTTTGCTTTAAGCTTTGACAATCCGTTCTATTTCGAAGGCAAATTCGCCAAAGGCATCGGCAGTCCGCATACGCCGGGCGGCTATGTCTGGCATATGGCCTTGGCCATGCAGGCCATGACCTCGACGGACGACGAAGAGATCAAGGCCCTGATCGACACACTGATCGACACCGACGCCGGCACCGGTTATATGCATGAAGGATTCCACCCCGACAATCCTGCCGATTTCTCACGGCCTTGGTTCGCCTGGTCCAACAGCCTGTTCGCCGCTTTGATCTGCAAAGCGATGGATAAAGGACTGGTTTAG
- a CDS encoding cupin domain-containing protein, translating to MVSYMDFTSPSVQFTYDLKNNNFFTKDNHNLINALGVQQLNTLGNTSLLDIYLSKSNVVEPHTHQNASELVYCISGAAVVSVINPFTKKLINLPITPGQVANVPQGWWHYEIASEDNTHLLAIFDAPTPEVILGSDLLRLTPANVFAHTYCLNEAMVKETLAPITDSVVIGPPNNCVNGKPSGINASIGIGHGMVPGYYNQPTARQDQQASYNNQTYGQTYGQQYDAGAGQWNGQQYPYNEAYTAPAQTQTQTQTQTQTQSQQPRYYSIWER from the coding sequence ATGGTATCTTATATGGATTTCACCTCACCTTCCGTGCAGTTTACTTACGATTTGAAGAATAACAATTTCTTCACCAAGGACAACCATAACCTGATCAACGCCCTTGGTGTCCAACAGCTTAATACGCTTGGCAATACCTCTCTGCTTGATATCTACCTCAGCAAATCCAATGTAGTTGAACCGCATACGCATCAAAACGCCTCAGAGCTGGTCTATTGCATTTCGGGGGCTGCCGTTGTTTCGGTGATCAATCCTTTTACAAAAAAGCTCATTAATCTGCCCATTACACCCGGTCAGGTTGCCAACGTGCCTCAAGGCTGGTGGCACTATGAAATCGCCTCGGAGGATAACACGCATCTGCTTGCTATCTTCGACGCGCCGACCCCGGAAGTTATCCTCGGCTCGGATTTGCTCCGCCTGACGCCGGCTAACGTGTTTGCCCACACTTACTGCCTGAACGAAGCGATGGTTAAAGAAACTTTAGCTCCTATTACCGATTCCGTGGTGATCGGCCCTCCAAACAACTGCGTAAACGGCAAACCATCGGGCATTAATGCCAGTATCGGTATCGGACACGGCATGGTGCCCGGATACTACAATCAGCCTACAGCCCGCCAAGACCAGCAGGCTTCGTACAACAACCAGACATATGGTCAAACTTATGGACAGCAGTACGACGCAGGCGCCGGACAATGGAATGGCCAGCAGTATCCTTATAATGAAGCCTATACGGCGCCAGCCCAGACGCAAACACAGACGCAAACGCAAACACAAACGCAGTCCCAGCAGCCGAGATACTACAGCATTTGGGAGCGTTAA
- a CDS encoding YjcZ family sporulation protein translates to MSEVGGVGAGYGAFTSTGAILVLFILLVIISRSFLV, encoded by the coding sequence ATGAGTGAAGTAGGTGGAGTGGGTGCCGGCTACGGCGCTTTCACATCAACTGGCGCTATCCTTGTTCTGTTTATCCTTTTGGTAATCATCAGCCGTTCTTTCCTGGTGTAA
- the cymR gene encoding cysteine metabolism transcriptional regulator CymR, which produces MKISTKGRYGLTIMMELAAKYGEGPTSLKSIAEKNQLSEHYLEQLIAPLRNAGLVKSVRGAYGGYILAKEATEITAGDIIRVLEGPISPVDFTEEDDPAKRDLWLRIRDSIADVLDSTTLDSLVNYEDHETNSNFMFYI; this is translated from the coding sequence TTGAAAATTTCAACAAAAGGACGTTACGGTCTGACTATTATGATGGAGCTTGCGGCCAAATACGGGGAAGGCCCAACTTCTTTAAAGAGCATTGCCGAAAAAAATCAGCTTTCCGAACATTATCTGGAGCAGCTGATCGCTCCGCTGCGGAATGCCGGTTTGGTAAAAAGCGTACGCGGCGCTTACGGCGGTTATATTCTCGCTAAAGAAGCGACCGAAATCACGGCTGGAGATATTATCCGTGTCCTGGAGGGACCGATCTCTCCGGTGGATTTCACCGAAGAAGATGACCCCGCCAAACGCGACTTGTGGCTGCGCATCCGCGACAGTATCGCCGACGTGCTGGATTCCACCACGCTGGATAGTCTGGTGAATTATGAGGATCATGAGACGAATAGTAATTTCATGTTTTATATTTAA
- the mnmA gene encoding tRNA 2-thiouridine(34) synthase MnmA yields the protein MPEQSGKPKVIVGMSGGVDSSVTALLLKQQGYEPIGIFMKNWDDTDELGYCTAEQDAEDVRRVCEQIGIPYYTVNFEKEYFDKVFSYFLDEYKRGRTPNPDVMCNREIKFGEFLNKALDLGADYVATGHYARVVEEDGKFKLLRGVDSNKDQTYFLNALSQEQLSRAMFPIGHLPKPEVRRIAEEAGLYTAKKKDSTGVCFIGERNFREFLSHYLPAKSGDMVDIETGEVKGRHDGLMYYTLGQRQGLGIGGSGNGQPWFVAEKDLERNILYVVQGDKHPSMYSTGLVASGLNWIAGDRPAAGSSLHCTAKFRYRQPDQGVTITFREDDTVHVAFDEQQKAITPGQAVVFYGGEVCLGGGIIETADKVPYETAALKAAR from the coding sequence ATGCCAGAACAATCTGGAAAACCAAAAGTAATCGTAGGCATGTCGGGAGGCGTCGATTCTTCCGTCACCGCACTTTTGCTCAAACAGCAAGGCTACGAGCCGATCGGCATCTTCATGAAAAACTGGGATGACACCGACGAACTCGGTTACTGCACGGCTGAGCAGGACGCCGAAGACGTACGGCGCGTCTGCGAACAAATCGGCATTCCTTACTACACCGTCAATTTCGAGAAGGAGTACTTCGATAAAGTATTTTCCTATTTCCTCGATGAATATAAGCGGGGGCGCACGCCGAATCCGGACGTGATGTGCAACCGCGAAATCAAATTCGGCGAATTCCTGAACAAAGCGCTCGATTTGGGCGCGGATTACGTGGCTACCGGCCACTACGCCCGCGTTGTGGAAGAAGACGGCAAGTTCAAGCTGCTGCGCGGCGTGGACAGCAATAAGGATCAAACGTATTTCCTGAATGCGCTGAGCCAGGAGCAGCTGTCGAGAGCTATGTTCCCGATCGGCCACCTGCCGAAACCGGAAGTACGCCGCATTGCCGAAGAAGCAGGACTGTACACCGCGAAGAAAAAGGACAGCACCGGCGTCTGCTTTATCGGCGAACGCAACTTCCGCGAGTTCCTGAGCCACTACCTGCCGGCCAAATCCGGCGATATGGTGGACATTGAAACCGGCGAAGTGAAAGGCCGCCACGACGGGCTGATGTATTACACGCTTGGCCAACGTCAAGGGCTCGGCATCGGCGGTTCCGGTAACGGACAACCGTGGTTCGTAGCGGAAAAAGACCTGGAACGCAACATCCTGTACGTCGTCCAAGGCGACAAACATCCAAGCATGTATTCCACAGGCCTGGTTGCCAGCGGGCTGAATTGGATTGCCGGTGACCGCCCGGCAGCGGGAAGCTCCCTGCACTGCACGGCGAAATTCCGCTATCGCCAGCCGGATCAAGGCGTCACGATCACCTTCCGCGAGGATGATACCGTTCATGTCGCTTTTGATGAGCAGCAAAAAGCCATTACGCCGGGACAAGCGGTCGTCTTCTACGGCGGCGAGGTTTGCCTCGGCGGCGGCATTATTGAAACCGCGGATAAGGTTCCTTATGAAACGGCTGCTCTAAAAGCTGCCCGATAA
- a CDS encoding glycoside hydrolase family 3 C-terminal domain-containing protein: protein MKSQEYAYRNANLPVKERVENLLSLMTLEEKVAQMDMIRGVELATKVHEAHFCAVAEDSDFHWDRVEAGIGQNGMGFVHDVYSSPRVLNKLQKYFVDKTRLGIPCLFTGEALHGINYPGATVFPMPINMGATFHPELVREIGHAIAAETRSLGIAEILAPNLDLAREPRWGRVEETFGEDTFLSASMAYAIITGEQGDDISAPDAVVSEPKHYCVHGIPEGGTNCSSARVGVREIETSHLPVFEAGIKKAGAYNAMASYNNIDGEAVISSGHYLREVLKERYGLKGYVRADFGAINRLKTQHFMTADSKDSIEMAVNAGLDVQGFDFPNSYWQDTLVQLVTEGRVSQSTIDEAVGRILRVKFELGLFEHPFTDENRYREVIRCDEHKELSYRAARESIVLLKNEADILPLPRNGGSIALIGPSSGHQRIGSYSSVPYGYEVHSVYQEIVKAVPGVTVRQSDGCGITEYDIDLIPDSWYTDGVTLTYYNNGRFAGEPVGQDRANRINFNWILAKPHRDLDFVGYSVRMTAKLKVDTHDFGDAERFTGRLVFTSGDSVRVKIDGVTVIESFGAHKMRIPECEFTFENGAEHELEVEFVCDVNGNQLSLCLDSRTGRMEEAVRLAEECDTIVIVCGDDKMTSGEGMDRTDLRLYGKQRELIERVCALGKPTILVLENGKPVDLSYENEHCDAILAAWFGGEFGAKAIVDTLFGFVSPSGKLPISFPRSVGHTPCYYTLLPGGSGEYLEGTRRALFPFGHGLSYASFAYSELKIAALDSPYGFRISFSVTNTGAALADEVAQLYIRDVTSSIVTPMKQLQGFQRLSLTAGETAMVEIDLGFDSFKLLNKQWEWVVEEGEFEIMVGSSSEDIRLKQSLVIDGKGRERPE from the coding sequence ATGAAATCACAGGAATATGCGTACCGCAACGCGAATTTACCGGTTAAAGAACGCGTGGAGAATCTTTTATCCCTTATGACGCTGGAGGAAAAGGTTGCCCAGATGGATATGATCCGCGGGGTGGAGCTTGCCACCAAAGTACATGAGGCACACTTTTGCGCCGTGGCGGAGGATTCCGATTTCCACTGGGACCGGGTGGAGGCCGGGATTGGGCAAAACGGAATGGGCTTCGTTCACGACGTTTATTCCTCTCCCCGCGTGCTGAACAAGCTGCAAAAATATTTCGTCGATAAAACACGTCTGGGCATCCCTTGCTTGTTCACCGGAGAGGCGCTGCACGGTATCAACTATCCGGGGGCCACTGTGTTTCCAATGCCGATCAACATGGGAGCGACGTTTCATCCCGAGCTTGTCCGGGAGATCGGCCATGCGATCGCTGCCGAAACCCGCAGCCTCGGCATCGCCGAAATTTTGGCGCCCAACCTGGACTTGGCGCGGGAGCCCCGTTGGGGGCGGGTGGAGGAGACCTTTGGGGAGGATACCTTTTTGTCAGCATCGATGGCTTACGCCATCATAACGGGCGAGCAAGGCGATGATATTTCCGCTCCGGACGCGGTCGTCAGCGAGCCGAAGCATTACTGCGTACACGGCATTCCCGAAGGAGGCACAAACTGTTCATCTGCCCGCGTTGGTGTACGCGAGATTGAGACCAGCCATCTTCCGGTATTCGAGGCAGGCATCAAGAAGGCCGGCGCTTACAACGCCATGGCTTCCTACAACAACATCGACGGGGAGGCGGTAATCTCCTCCGGGCATTATTTGCGTGAGGTATTAAAGGAGCGTTACGGCCTGAAGGGTTATGTGCGCGCCGACTTCGGAGCGATCAACCGGCTCAAGACGCAGCATTTCATGACTGCAGACAGCAAGGACAGCATCGAGATGGCGGTGAATGCCGGACTGGACGTGCAGGGCTTCGATTTTCCGAATTCCTATTGGCAGGATACGCTGGTTCAGCTCGTCACTGAAGGCAGGGTTTCGCAAAGCACAATCGACGAAGCCGTAGGACGTATTCTCCGGGTGAAGTTTGAACTGGGCCTGTTTGAACATCCCTTTACGGACGAGAACCGCTACCGGGAGGTCATCCGCTGCGATGAGCATAAAGAGTTGTCTTATCGGGCCGCCCGAGAGTCGATTGTCCTGCTCAAAAATGAAGCAGACATTCTTCCCCTTCCGAGAAATGGCGGCAGCATCGCCTTGATCGGCCCAAGTTCGGGACACCAGCGGATCGGCAGCTATTCCTCGGTTCCTTACGGCTATGAGGTGCATTCCGTTTATCAAGAGATCGTTAAGGCCGTTCCGGGGGTGACGGTCCGGCAGAGCGACGGCTGCGGCATCACCGAATACGACATCGACCTTATTCCCGACTCTTGGTACACGGACGGAGTAACGCTGACTTATTACAACAACGGCCGTTTTGCCGGTGAGCCGGTGGGGCAGGACCGGGCGAATCGAATCAACTTTAACTGGATTTTGGCCAAACCGCATCGCGATCTCGATTTTGTAGGCTACTCGGTGCGCATGACCGCCAAATTGAAGGTGGACACCCATGATTTCGGAGACGCCGAGCGCTTTACCGGCCGGCTGGTGTTTACCTCGGGCGACAGCGTTCGGGTGAAAATAGATGGTGTGACGGTGATCGAGAGCTTCGGGGCCCATAAAATGAGAATTCCCGAATGCGAGTTTACTTTCGAGAACGGAGCCGAGCATGAGCTGGAAGTTGAATTCGTCTGCGATGTGAACGGCAATCAGCTGAGCCTTTGTCTGGACAGCAGAACCGGGCGCATGGAGGAAGCTGTCAGGCTGGCCGAGGAATGCGACACGATCGTGATTGTCTGCGGCGACGACAAGATGACCAGCGGCGAAGGGATGGACCGGACTGACCTGCGTCTCTACGGCAAGCAGCGCGAGCTGATCGAGCGGGTTTGCGCGCTCGGGAAACCGACGATCCTCGTGCTGGAGAACGGCAAGCCGGTGGATCTCAGCTACGAGAACGAGCATTGCGACGCCATCCTCGCGGCCTGGTTCGGCGGGGAGTTCGGAGCCAAAGCGATCGTGGATACGTTATTCGGGTTCGTCAGCCCATCCGGGAAGCTGCCGATTTCCTTCCCCCGCAGCGTGGGGCACACCCCCTGTTACTACACGCTGCTTCCGGGCGGCAGCGGGGAATACCTGGAGGGCACGCGCAGAGCGTTATTCCCGTTCGGGCATGGGCTCAGCTACGCCTCGTTCGCCTATTCGGAATTAAAGATTGCGGCGCTCGATTCGCCTTACGGCTTCCGCATATCGTTTAGCGTTACGAATACCGGCGCCGCTTTGGCCGATGAGGTGGCCCAACTGTACATCCGCGACGTAACCAGTTCCATCGTTACGCCGATGAAGCAGCTGCAAGGCTTTCAAAGATTATCCCTCACGGCGGGAGAAACGGCGATGGTAGAAATCGACCTAGGCTTCGACAGCTTCAAATTGCTTAATAAACAATGGGAATGGGTCGTCGAGGAAGGCGAATTCGAAATTATGGTTGGAAGCTCCAGCGAGGATATCCGCTTAAAGCAGAGTCTTGTTATCGACGGAAAAGGGAGAGAACGGCCTGAATAA